The Clarias gariepinus isolate MV-2021 ecotype Netherlands chromosome 4, CGAR_prim_01v2, whole genome shotgun sequence genome window below encodes:
- the frrs1b gene encoding putative ferric-chelate reductase 1 gives MEICVKMKVLFLFILCVRTVLSYSNGKVQKACQKMIPGHQHQPSPENPPYTITMDKSIFSPGDHIKVTLSANNTAYFEGFLIEARNAAALESGSVGTFTLLDSSISQLLTCDHREGSAVSHTSDKHKKEVQVMWTAPQDSPPSIQFLITVLQKYDLFWVKIPSSVVSQKGAPPLPSLSPQTTTAPTPLPHPFTSEGCGTTKTCLRDPEGCNPENDTLCYFLSFRKVKQDVKFELSGPAAGYVSFALSTDKWMGEDDVYMCIRDQDSVSISAAYVEGRTHPEMALENVLRDTAWRMADGVIQCSFLRNIHIPTPNKGRFDLDLMHYLFMAHGRTENGRTHRHDRQPLISAKQVVITGPPEDLSGSRAPLLIKFHAAFMLIGWMTTVSTGVIIARYFKPDWPETTVCGQRVWFQFHRGLMLLTVVLTCIGFILPFVYRRGWSKRAGSHPYFGCTVMALAVIQPIVALFRPAPDSSRRYIFNWFHLGNGTVAQVLAVVAIFLGIHQQALLLPAPWTTGLLAACVVWFVLADLALEVHRRGLFPIGQIFRNFQVYTENLQTEDKEEILFVPSQNESKGSSFKIIVLVVYLFGNLGFLACLLASIIEV, from the exons ATGGAG atcTGTGTGAAGATGAAGGTGCTCTTCCTGTTCATTTTGTGTGTAAGGACTGTCCTTAGCTACAGCAATGGAAAAGTACAAAAAGCTTGTCAGAAGATGATCCCCGGACATCAACATCAGCCCAGCCCTGAAAATCCACCATACACCATCACCATGGATAAGTCTATATTCAGTCCTGGTGATCATATTAAAG TGACTTTATCAGCAAATAACACTGCATACTTTGAAGGCTTTCTAATAGAGGCCCGTAATGCTGCAGCTCTAGAAAGTGGATCTGTTGGAACGTTTACTCTTCTTGACTCGTCCATTTCGCAGCTTCTTACATGTGACCACAGAGAG GGCTCTGCTGTCAGTCACACCAgtgataaacataaaaaagaagtTCAGGTAATGTGGACAGCACCACAGGATTCTCCACCTAGTATCCAGTTTCT AATAACTGTGCTTCAGAAATATGATCTGTTCTGGGTGAAGATACCAAGTTCTGTAGTGTCGCAAAAGGGTGCACCTCCTTTACCATCATTATCTCCTCAGACAACCACAGCTCCTACGCCTCTGCCCCACCCA TTCACGTCAGAAGGCTGTGGAACTACAAAGACTTGCCTGAGGGATCCAGAAGGTTGCAATCCTGAGAACGATACACTCTGTTACTTCCTGTCCTTTAGAAAAGTCAAACAGGATGTAAAGTTTGAGCTAAGTGGACCAGCTGCGGGTTATGTCTCCTTTGCCTTATCAACTGATAAATGGATG GGGGAAGATGACGTTTACATGTGTATTAGGGACCAAGATAGTGTCAGCATCAGTGCCGCTTATGTTGAGGGAAGGACACATCCAGAGATGGCTTTAGAG AATGTTTTGAGGGACACAGCATGGCGGATGGCTGATGGGGTAATCCAGTGCAGCTTTCTTAGAAACATACACATTCCAACCCCTAATAAAGGGCGATTTGACCTGGATCTGATGCACTACTTGTTCATGGCTCATGGTCGGACAGAGAATG GGAGAACCCACAGACATGATCGCCAGCCCCTTATTTCTGCAAAGCAAGTAGTTATTACCGGTCCTCCAGAGGATCTGAGTGGCTCTCGTGCTCCCTTACTCATCAAATTTCATG CTGCGTTTATGCTCATTGGCTGGATGACAACAGTCAGCACTGGAGTAATTATAGCCAGATACTTTAAACCTGACTGGCCTGAAACAACTGTTTGTGGACAGAGAGTGTGGtttcag TTTCACAGAGGTCTTATGTTACTCACGGTCGTATTAACATGCATTGGCTTCATATTGCCTTTTGTATACAGGAGAGGCTGGAGCAAG CGCGCAGGCTCACATCCTTACTTCGGCTGTACCGTCATGGCTCTGGCTGTGATCCAACCCATTGTGGCTCTGTTTAGACCTGCTCCAGACTCCTCCAG GAGATATATTTTTAACTGGTTCCATTTGGGCAATGGCACTGTAGCACAGGTCCTCGCTG TCGTGGCCATCTTCCTGGGCATCCATCAGCAGGCACTGCTGCTCCCTGCCCCCTGGACCACAGGACTTCTTGCAGCCTGTGTGGTCTGGTTTGTGCTGGCAGACTTGGCACTAGAGGTGCATAGGAGGGGTCTGTTCCCCATAG GGCAAATTTTTAGAAACTTTCAGGTCTACACAGAAAATCTCCAAACAGAAGACAAAGAGGAGATTCTGTTTGTTCCGTCCCAAAATGAGAGCAAG GGttcatcttttaaaataattgtgttAGTAGTCTACCTATTTGGAAATCTTGGATTTCTAGCATGTCTCCTTGCTAGCATCATTGAGGTATGA
- the entpd3 gene encoding ectonucleoside triphosphate diphosphohydrolase 3, translating to MVNRESHSSDHLTGGPHRRIMSTKLATAIAAFFLLASIAVIIAIATVQVKQRTYLSPGLKYGIVLDAGSSRTTVYLYQWPAEKENNTGVVTQTTKCAVKGPGISEMNAEAWNSLEKCMEEIKGLIPQHQRKSTPIFLGATAGMRLLQQKSEEQANAVLTSIEKYLRSLSFEFHNASIISGQEEGLYGWITVNYLMGNFLEKNIWNAWVHPHGAQTVGSLDLGGASTQIAFTAPPDARGADLIQISLYGYEYNVYTHSFLCYGKNEAEKRVLAELVKSQSRDSARISHPCYPLGYSSTMAGEDIFGSECTKQSTTSYLQRNFTFTGQSDPEKCKTMVKKIFDLRSCQGKENCSFNGVYQPPVTGDFMAYAGFYYTAGTLDLKGSNSLEKFNSTMWSFCSLDWKTLKKNYNISEKHLKSYCYSANYVHTILADGYKFNAGNWEKLDFQKEVNKTSIAWSLGYMLAQSNMIPAEAKLLKLPISNSIFATLLFLFSALTIITLMFLIITLVRAFY from the exons ATGGTCAACAGGGAATCACATTCATCCGATCACCTCACTGGAGGTCCTCACAGAAGG ATCATGTCAACTAAACTGGCAACAGCCATAGCTGCTTTTTTTCTACTGGCCAGTATAGCAGTCATTATAGCCATAGCTACAGTTCAGGTGAAACAGAGAACTTACCTTTCTCCTGGACTTAAG tATGGTATTGTGTTAGATGCCGGCTCCTCCAgaactacagtatatctatatCAGTGGCCCGCCGAGAAGGAAAACAACACCGGAGTTGTGACCCAGACTACAAAATGTGCAGTTAAAG GCCCTGGTATCTCAGAGATGAATGCAGAAGCCTGGAACAGCCTTGAAAAGTGCATGGAAGAAATAAAAGGACTCATCCCTCAACATCAACGAAAATCAACGCCCATCTTCCTTGGAGCAACCGCCGGAATGAGATTGCTCCA gcaGAAAAGTGAAGAGCAGGCCAATGCTGTCCTGACCTCCATAGAGAAGTATCTTCGTTCTTTGTCATTCGAGTTCCACAATGCTTCCATCATCTCAGGTCAGGAGGAGGGGCTGTATGGGTGGATTACTGTCAACTACCTGATGGGAAACTTCTTGGAG aaaaatatatgGAATGCTTGGGTTCATCCTCATGGCGCACAGACTGTGGGATCATTGGACCTGGGTGGAGCTTCCACTCAGATTGCCTTCACAGCCCCGCCCGATGCCAGAGGAGCAGATCTCATCCAAATTTCACTCTATGGCTACGAATAtaatgtttacacacacagttttcTGTGCTATGGCAAAAATGAGGCTGAAAAAAGAGTTTTGGCAGAGCTTGTGAAG TCCCAGTCTAGAGATTCGGCGCGCATAAGTCACCCATGCTACCCACTTGGCTACAGCAGTACCATGGCTGGAGAAGACATCTTTGGTAGTGAGTGTACAAAGCAAAGTACTACTAGCTACCTACAGAGGAACTTCACTTTCACTGGACAAAGTGATCCAGAAAAGTGCAAAACCATGGTCAAGAAGATTTTTGACCTGAGGTCCTGTCAGGGGAAAGAGAACTGCTCATTTAATGGAGTATACCAACCACCTGTGACAGGTGACTTCATG GCATATGCAGGATTTTACTACACAGCTGGGACTCTGGATTTAAAGGGCTCTAACAGTCTGGAGAAGTTTAACTCCACCATGTGGTCTTTCTGCTCTTTGGACTGGAAAACA cTCAAGAAAAATTATAACATCTCAGAGAAACACTTGAAATCTTATTGTTATTCTGCGAACTATGTTCATACAATTCTTGCAGATGGATACAAGTTTAATGCTGGAAACTGGGAAAAACTAGATTTTCAAAAGGAG GTGAATAAGACGAGTATAGCCTGGTCCCTGGGCTACATGCTAGCTCAATCTAACATGATCCCTGCAGAGGCAAAGCTCCTGAAGCTACCCATTTCCAACAGCATTTTCGCTACCCTGCTCTTCCTGTTCTCCGCTCTTACCATCATCACTCTTATGTTCCTCATCATCACACTAGTGCGGGCCTTTTATTGA